In Streptomyces sp. NBC_00091, the following proteins share a genomic window:
- a CDS encoding Ms5788A family Cys-rich leader peptide, with the protein MPMKHQQADLTKRRAVDLCRVAAMLCRSM; encoded by the coding sequence ATGCCTATGAAGCATCAGCAGGCGGACCTCACGAAGCGGCGGGCAGTAGACCTGTGTCGCGTCGCCGCCATGCTCTGTCGCTCCATGTGA
- a CDS encoding DUF2993 domain-containing protein, giving the protein MRFLRVVVIIGVVLGGLFVGVDRWAVGYAENRLADRVQSRQGLAGSAEVEIHGFPFLTQALSHDLEQVDLKLTGVDATADGRKTRLSELEAEFHEVKLNGDYSGGTAKRAQGTALITYEDLTKASQNGVVLTYGGAPNKVKVTATVDFLGKSVTRSVVSTVALVDSGSGKVVRVRADSVPGEGIPGIESAVRKRTDFDRRIDDGLPAGLKLSALTSDDSGVHLTLSGTDVSLAGS; this is encoded by the coding sequence GTGCGTTTTCTACGTGTCGTGGTGATCATCGGAGTGGTGCTGGGGGGCCTGTTCGTGGGCGTCGACCGCTGGGCGGTCGGCTATGCCGAGAACCGGCTGGCCGACCGCGTCCAGTCCCGGCAGGGGCTGGCGGGCAGCGCCGAGGTGGAGATCCACGGTTTCCCCTTCCTGACCCAGGCGCTCAGCCACGACCTGGAGCAGGTCGACCTGAAGCTGACGGGCGTGGACGCCACCGCCGACGGCCGCAAGACGCGCCTCTCGGAGCTCGAGGCCGAGTTCCACGAGGTGAAGCTGAACGGGGACTACAGCGGGGGCACTGCCAAGCGGGCCCAGGGCACCGCGCTGATCACGTACGAGGACCTCACCAAGGCCTCCCAGAACGGCGTGGTCCTGACCTACGGCGGCGCGCCGAACAAGGTGAAGGTCACCGCGACCGTGGACTTCCTCGGCAAGTCGGTCACCCGCAGCGTGGTGTCGACGGTCGCGCTCGTGGATTCGGGCAGCGGCAAGGTCGTCCGGGTGCGTGCGGACTCCGTGCCGGGCGAGGGCATCCCGGGCATCGAGAGCGCGGTCCGCAAGCGGACCGACTTCGACCGCCGCATCGACGACGGGCTGCCGGCCGGACTCAAGCTCTCCGCGCTGACCTCGGACGACTCCGGTGTGCACCTCACGCTGAGCGGGACGGACGTGTCACTGGCCGGATCGTGA
- a CDS encoding MoaD/ThiS family protein, producing MATGTIRYWAAAKAAAETAEEPYSAHTLAEALDAVRDRHPGELTRVLQRCSFLVNEEPVGKRPHDAVLLTEGGTVEVLPPFAGG from the coding sequence GTGGCAACCGGAACCATCCGCTACTGGGCGGCGGCGAAAGCCGCCGCCGAGACGGCGGAGGAGCCGTACTCGGCGCACACGCTGGCCGAGGCGCTCGACGCGGTGCGGGACCGCCATCCCGGGGAACTGACCCGGGTCCTGCAGCGCTGCTCCTTCCTCGTGAACGAAGAGCCCGTGGGCAAGCGCCCGCACGATGCCGTCCTGCTGACCGAGGGGGGCACCGTAGAGGTGCTCCCGCCGTTCGCGGGCGGGTGA
- a CDS encoding response regulator transcription factor has protein sequence MSSLLLLTNALQPSTEVLPALGLLLHNVRVAPAEGPALVDTPGADVILVDGRRDLPQVRSLCQLLRSTGPGCPLILVVTEGGLAAVTADWGIDDVLLDTAGPAEVEARLRLATGRQQLGSDDSPMEIRNGDLSVDEATYSAKLKGRVLDLTFKEFELLKYLAQHPGRVFTRAQLLQEVWGYDYFGGTRTVDVHVRRLRAKLGPEHESLIGTVRNVGYRFVTPEKVERAAAEAAAKKAAAQASAQTSAQTPAQASAQPAPQAPEDVARSEEAPVTIQSAKHPAQR, from the coding sequence ATGAGCTCTCTTCTCCTGCTGACCAATGCCCTGCAGCCGTCGACCGAGGTGCTGCCCGCACTCGGCCTGCTGCTGCACAACGTCCGGGTGGCTCCCGCCGAGGGCCCGGCCCTGGTGGACACCCCGGGCGCGGACGTCATCCTCGTGGACGGCCGCCGCGACCTGCCGCAGGTACGGTCGCTGTGCCAGCTGCTGCGGTCCACCGGACCCGGCTGCCCCCTGATCCTCGTCGTCACCGAGGGCGGTCTCGCGGCCGTCACCGCCGACTGGGGCATCGACGACGTACTCCTCGACACCGCCGGCCCCGCCGAGGTCGAGGCGCGGCTGCGGCTGGCCACCGGCCGCCAGCAGCTGGGCTCGGACGACTCCCCGATGGAGATCCGCAACGGCGACCTGTCGGTCGACGAGGCGACGTACAGCGCGAAGCTGAAGGGCCGGGTCCTGGACCTGACCTTCAAGGAGTTCGAGCTGCTGAAGTACCTCGCCCAGCACCCGGGCCGGGTCTTCACCCGCGCACAGCTCCTCCAGGAGGTCTGGGGCTACGACTACTTCGGCGGCACCCGGACGGTGGACGTCCACGTACGGCGGCTGCGCGCCAAGCTCGGCCCCGAGCACGAGTCCCTGATCGGTACGGTCCGCAACGTCGGCTACCGCTTCGTCACCCCGGAGAAGGTCGAGCGGGCGGCCGCCGAGGCCGCCGCCAAGAAGGCTGCGGCGCAGGCCTCGGCACAGACCTCGGCACAGACCCCGGCACAGGCCTCTGCGCAGCCCGCGCCGCAGGCACCGGAGGACGTAGCCCGTTCGGAGGAAGCTCCTGTGACCATCCAGTCGGCCAAACACCCTGCCCAGAGGTAG
- a CDS encoding LacI family DNA-binding transcriptional regulator, with the protein MAKVTRDDVARLAGTSTAVVSYVINNGPRPVAPATRERVLAAIKDLGYRPDRVAQAMASRRTDLIGMIVPDARQPFFAEMAHAVEQAAAERGKMVLVGNSDYRDEREVHYLRAFLGMRVSGLILVSQGMSERAATEIDAWDARVVLLHERPEAIDDVAVVTDDIGGAQLATRHLLEHGHEYVACIGGIENTPSVGDPVADHVEGWRRAMLEAGRSIEGRLIEAPYNRYDAYTVALEVLARPDRPTAIFCATDDQAIGVLRAARELRIDVPEELAVAGFDDVKEAALTDPPLTTIASDRPAMARAAVDLVLDDALRVAGSRRERLKQFPSALVIRRSCGCRPS; encoded by the coding sequence GTGGCCAAGGTGACGCGGGATGACGTGGCGCGACTTGCGGGTACTTCTACCGCCGTCGTGAGCTACGTCATCAACAACGGACCCCGGCCGGTTGCCCCGGCCACGCGCGAGCGTGTCCTCGCCGCGATCAAGGATCTGGGCTACCGCCCGGACCGGGTCGCGCAGGCGATGGCCTCACGGCGTACCGACCTCATAGGCATGATCGTCCCGGACGCCCGCCAGCCGTTCTTCGCGGAGATGGCGCACGCGGTCGAGCAGGCCGCCGCCGAGCGCGGAAAGATGGTCCTGGTCGGGAACTCCGACTACCGGGACGAGCGCGAGGTCCACTACCTGCGGGCCTTCCTCGGCATGCGGGTGTCCGGACTGATCCTGGTCAGCCAGGGCATGAGCGAGCGCGCCGCGACGGAGATCGACGCGTGGGACGCGCGGGTGGTGCTGCTGCACGAGCGGCCCGAGGCGATCGACGACGTCGCGGTCGTCACCGACGACATCGGCGGCGCGCAGCTCGCCACCCGCCACCTGCTGGAACACGGGCACGAGTACGTCGCCTGCATCGGCGGCATCGAGAACACCCCGTCCGTCGGCGACCCGGTGGCCGACCACGTCGAGGGCTGGCGCCGGGCCATGCTGGAGGCCGGTCGGTCGATCGAGGGCCGGCTCATCGAGGCCCCGTACAACCGCTACGACGCGTACACCGTCGCCCTGGAGGTCCTGGCCCGGCCGGACCGGCCGACGGCGATCTTCTGCGCGACGGACGACCAGGCCATCGGGGTGCTGCGCGCCGCCCGTGAGCTGCGCATCGACGTGCCCGAGGAGCTGGCGGTGGCCGGCTTCGACGACGTCAAGGAGGCGGCCCTGACGGACCCGCCGCTGACGACGATCGCCTCGGACCGCCCGGCGATGGCCCGCGCGGCGGTGGACCTCGTCCTGGACGACGCCCTGCGCGTGGCCGGCTCGCGCCGGGAGCGCCTGAAGCAGTTCCCCTCCGCCCTGGTAATCCGCCGCTCCTGCGGCTGCCGCCCTTCTTAA
- a CDS encoding S1C family serine protease, giving the protein MTESFRREGEYPQENGPTQNAPFGEDWQRGRDRLARDARAGAYPPPPAYPPAASAPGWHEAHQPPVIQGETLPAGPAGPAHAARAKRPVALLAAVALAAAVVGGGTAAAVQQFLGQGGAAGGGVNGTNVSQSSNGTVSGVSEQVSPSVVRIDTRTGSGQGTGSGIVLTADGEIATNNHVINGASAIEVTMSDGKKYPAKIVGTDPAKDLALIKLQGASGLKPAKLGNSDGLKVGDQVVAIGSPDRLTGTVTSGIVSALNREVNVPKSESQQQQRRQQGGGGGWPFSYDGQQFNGDTGSNTTSYKAIQTDASLNPGNSGGALVNMNGEIVGMPSAIYSPSNDSSSAGSVGLGFAIPVNTIKADLDSLRKGGTGANTGSGGSGSSDNGTTGFGTSF; this is encoded by the coding sequence ATGACCGAGAGCTTCCGCCGCGAAGGCGAGTACCCGCAGGAGAACGGCCCGACCCAGAACGCGCCCTTCGGCGAGGACTGGCAGCGGGGGCGCGACCGGCTGGCGCGGGACGCCCGGGCGGGGGCGTATCCGCCGCCGCCCGCCTACCCGCCGGCGGCTTCGGCGCCCGGCTGGCACGAGGCGCACCAGCCTCCGGTCATCCAGGGCGAGACCCTCCCCGCAGGCCCGGCAGGGCCCGCGCACGCGGCCCGCGCCAAGCGCCCCGTCGCGCTCCTCGCCGCCGTCGCCCTCGCGGCGGCCGTGGTCGGCGGCGGGACGGCCGCCGCCGTGCAGCAGTTCCTCGGCCAGGGCGGGGCCGCCGGCGGAGGCGTGAACGGCACCAACGTCTCGCAGTCCAGCAACGGCACCGTCTCCGGCGTCTCCGAGCAGGTCAGCCCGTCCGTCGTCCGCATCGACACCCGCACCGGCTCCGGCCAGGGCACCGGCTCCGGCATCGTGCTCACCGCCGACGGCGAGATCGCCACCAACAACCACGTCATCAACGGCGCCTCCGCGATCGAGGTGACCATGAGCGACGGCAAGAAGTACCCGGCCAAGATCGTCGGCACCGACCCCGCCAAGGACCTCGCCCTGATCAAGCTCCAGGGCGCGAGCGGCCTCAAGCCCGCCAAGCTCGGCAACTCCGACGGCCTCAAGGTCGGCGACCAGGTCGTCGCCATCGGCTCCCCCGACCGCCTCACCGGCACCGTCACCAGCGGCATCGTCTCGGCACTGAACCGCGAGGTGAACGTCCCGAAGTCCGAGAGCCAGCAGCAGCAGCGGCGCCAGCAGGGCGGCGGCGGGGGCTGGCCGTTCTCGTACGACGGTCAGCAGTTCAACGGCGACACCGGCTCGAACACCACCTCGTACAAGGCCATCCAGACCGACGCCTCCCTCAACCCCGGCAACTCCGGCGGCGCCCTCGTCAACATGAACGGCGAGATCGTCGGGATGCCCTCCGCGATCTACTCCCCCTCCAACGACAGCTCCAGCGCCGGCAGCGTCGGCCTCGGCTTCGCCATCCCGGTCAACACCATCAAGGCCGACCTCGACTCCCTCCGCAAGGGCGGCACGGGCGCCAACACCGGCAGTGGCGGAAGTGGCAGCAGCGACAACGGCACCACCGGCTTCGGCACCTCCTTCTGA
- a CDS encoding response regulator transcription factor, whose amino-acid sequence MNPAEGDPQRILVVDDEPAVREALRRSLAFEGYAVATAVDGLDALDQAASYAPDLIVLDIQMPRMDGLTAARRLRASGSVTPVLMLTARDTVGDRVTGLDAGADDYLVKPFELDELFARVRALLRRSSYAAPAAGAEPDGDALTFGDLRMDLATREVTRGGRPVELTRTEFTLLEMFLAHPRQVLTREQILKTVWGFDFEPSSNSLDVYVMYLRRKTEAGGEPRLVHTVRGVGYVLRAGESGPE is encoded by the coding sequence GTGAATCCTGCCGAAGGCGACCCGCAGCGGATTCTCGTCGTCGACGACGAGCCGGCCGTCCGTGAGGCCCTGCGCCGCAGCCTCGCCTTCGAGGGGTACGCCGTGGCGACCGCGGTCGACGGGCTCGACGCCCTCGACCAGGCGGCCTCGTACGCCCCGGACCTGATCGTCCTGGACATCCAGATGCCCCGGATGGACGGTCTGACGGCGGCCCGCCGGCTGCGCGCCAGTGGCAGCGTCACCCCGGTGCTGATGCTGACCGCCCGCGACACCGTCGGCGACCGCGTCACCGGCCTCGACGCGGGCGCCGACGACTACCTGGTGAAGCCCTTCGAGCTGGACGAGCTGTTCGCGCGCGTCCGCGCGCTGCTGCGCCGCAGCTCCTACGCCGCCCCCGCCGCCGGGGCGGAACCGGACGGGGACGCCCTCACCTTCGGCGACCTGCGCATGGACCTCGCCACCCGCGAGGTCACCCGCGGCGGACGCCCGGTGGAGCTGACCCGTACGGAGTTCACGCTGCTGGAGATGTTCCTCGCGCACCCGCGCCAGGTGCTGACCCGCGAACAGATCCTCAAGACGGTCTGGGGCTTCGACTTCGAGCCCAGCTCCAACTCCCTGGACGTGTACGTGATGTACCTGCGCCGCAAGACCGAGGCCGGCGGCGAGCCCCGCCTGGTCCACACCGTGCGCGGGGTGGGCTACGTACTGCGCGCCGGCGAGAGCGGGCCCGAGTGA
- a CDS encoding cell wall metabolism sensor histidine kinase WalK: protein MSPAARFRGLPLRSRLALLVAVAVALAVAAVAGVSWVMVRAQLNDQLNQSLVATDPNEQVLRTLREGCATRPAQTVPNIAEELNATVQIVTADGDRCLVDGRTDLPVTQADQQVASTPNSSRLHDVTTADGVDMRVYTKSASLPGGQRFAISIAKPLADIDKPLSTLAWVLLLVSGVGVVGAGAAGLWVARTGLRPVDELTGVVEHIARTEDLTVRIPEEGDDEIARLSRSFNSMTAALASSQERQAQLIADAGHELRTPLTSLRTNIELLARSEETGRAIPPEDRRELLASVKAQMTELAALIGDLQELSRPDAAPHGPLGVVALHEIAASALSRARLRGPELVFTSALEPWYVRGEAAALERAVVNVLDNAVKFSPPGGAVEVSLRAGELTVRDHGPGIPAEDLPHVFERFWRSPSARALPGSGLGLSIVARTAARAGGSAELRAAPDGAGGTEALLRIPGAPTPPPSQMTG from the coding sequence GTGAGCCCGGCCGCCAGATTCCGCGGCCTGCCGCTGCGCTCCCGGCTGGCGCTGCTGGTCGCGGTCGCGGTGGCGCTGGCCGTGGCCGCGGTGGCGGGGGTGTCCTGGGTGATGGTCCGGGCACAGCTGAACGACCAGCTGAACCAGTCCCTGGTGGCCACCGACCCCAATGAGCAGGTGCTACGCACCCTGCGCGAGGGCTGCGCGACCCGCCCGGCCCAGACGGTGCCGAACATCGCCGAAGAGCTGAACGCGACGGTCCAGATCGTCACCGCCGACGGTGACCGGTGCCTGGTGGACGGGCGAACGGACCTGCCGGTCACCCAAGCCGACCAGCAGGTCGCGTCGACCCCGAACAGCAGCAGGCTGCACGACGTGACGACCGCCGACGGAGTCGACATGCGCGTCTACACCAAGTCCGCCAGTCTCCCCGGCGGCCAGCGCTTCGCGATCTCCATCGCCAAACCCCTCGCCGACATCGACAAGCCCCTGTCCACCCTGGCCTGGGTGCTGCTCCTGGTCTCCGGCGTCGGGGTCGTCGGCGCCGGTGCGGCCGGGCTGTGGGTGGCCCGTACGGGGCTGCGGCCCGTCGACGAACTCACCGGTGTGGTCGAGCACATCGCCCGCACCGAGGACCTGACGGTACGGATCCCCGAGGAGGGCGACGACGAGATCGCCCGCCTGTCACGGTCCTTCAACTCGATGACGGCCGCGCTCGCCTCCTCCCAGGAGCGCCAGGCCCAGCTGATCGCGGACGCCGGGCACGAGCTGCGTACGCCGCTCACCTCGCTCCGTACCAACATCGAGCTGCTCGCGCGCAGCGAGGAGACCGGCCGGGCCATCCCGCCCGAGGACCGCAGGGAGCTGCTCGCCTCGGTCAAGGCGCAGATGACGGAGCTGGCCGCGCTGATCGGGGACCTCCAGGAGCTGTCGCGCCCGGACGCGGCCCCGCACGGGCCGCTGGGGGTGGTGGCCCTGCACGAGATCGCCGCCTCGGCCCTGTCCCGGGCCCGGCTGCGCGGTCCCGAGCTGGTCTTCACCTCGGCCCTGGAGCCCTGGTACGTGCGGGGCGAGGCGGCGGCGCTGGAGCGGGCGGTGGTCAACGTCCTGGACAACGCGGTGAAGTTCAGCCCGCCGGGCGGCGCGGTCGAGGTGTCGCTGCGGGCGGGCGAGCTGACCGTACGCGACCACGGCCCGGGCATCCCGGCGGAGGACCTCCCGCACGTCTTCGAGCGGTTCTGGCGCTCCCCGTCGGCCCGCGCCCTGCCCGGCAGCGGGCTGGGCCTGTCGATCGTGGCCCGTACGGCGGCCCGCGCGGGCGGCAGCGCGGAACTGCGCGCCGCGCCGGACGGCGCCGGCGGCACGGAAGCCCTCCTCCGCATCCCGGGCGCCCCCACCCCACCGCCGTCGCAGATGACGGGCTAG
- a CDS encoding helix-turn-helix domain-containing protein encodes MAGITEDRTLLPEHRAEIAELRAFLDAAPEAAEPAVLWGPDGTAKALPAEVYEALLVVVRALSEGKAVTVAPVHTTLTTQEAADLLGVSRPTLVKILDRGELSYSRPGRHRRVLLADLIEFREQRRAKRRSGLDELVDLTEEAGLYDD; translated from the coding sequence ATGGCTGGTATCACCGAGGACCGGACGCTCCTTCCGGAGCACCGGGCGGAGATCGCAGAGCTGCGCGCGTTCCTGGACGCAGCGCCCGAGGCCGCCGAGCCCGCCGTCCTGTGGGGGCCCGACGGGACGGCCAAGGCATTGCCCGCCGAGGTGTACGAGGCGCTGCTCGTCGTCGTACGCGCCCTGTCCGAAGGAAAGGCCGTCACGGTCGCCCCCGTGCACACCACTCTGACGACCCAGGAAGCCGCGGATCTCCTGGGCGTCAGCAGGCCCACCCTCGTCAAGATCCTCGATCGGGGCGAGCTGTCGTACTCCCGCCCCGGGCGGCACCGCCGAGTGCTGCTCGCAGATCTCATCGAGTTCCGGGAGCAACGTCGCGCCAAGCGGCGTTCAGGCCTGGACGAACTCGTCGATCTGACAGAGGAAGCCGGCCTTTACGACGACTGA
- a CDS encoding phosphatidylinositol-specific phospholipase C: protein MAGMALDRRAFLTGVTAVGAGALLSLGAVAPASARTLGTQDWMSGLADSTALQRMTIPGTHDSGARQGGAYVACQNTSIAEQLDSGIRFLDVRCRVTGGSFAIHHGAFYQNLMFGDVLAACGNFLAAHPSETVLMRVKQEYSTDSDATFRAVFDDYLDNRGWRPLFRIDAALPALGQARGKVVLLADNAGLPGLRYGDGNVFDIQDDYNTEPFAKRGRIENHFRKAVQQPGKLFVNYTSTSAYMPPRWNSDRLNPQVHAFVDGSELAGRTGLGIVPMDFPNTRAGLVTSLIRHN, encoded by the coding sequence ATGGCGGGCATGGCACTGGACCGGCGGGCTTTTCTGACCGGGGTTACGGCGGTGGGCGCGGGCGCGCTCCTGTCCCTCGGGGCGGTGGCTCCGGCCTCCGCGCGCACCCTCGGCACACAGGACTGGATGTCCGGCCTCGCCGACTCCACCGCCCTCCAGCGGATGACCATCCCCGGCACCCACGACTCCGGCGCCCGCCAGGGCGGGGCCTACGTCGCCTGCCAGAACACCTCGATCGCCGAGCAGCTCGACTCCGGGATCCGCTTCCTCGACGTCCGCTGCCGGGTGACCGGCGGCTCCTTCGCCATCCACCACGGCGCGTTCTACCAGAACCTGATGTTCGGCGACGTGCTCGCCGCCTGCGGGAACTTCCTCGCCGCGCACCCCTCCGAGACCGTGCTGATGCGGGTCAAGCAGGAGTACTCCACCGACAGCGACGCCACCTTCCGCGCCGTCTTCGACGACTACCTCGACAACCGGGGCTGGCGCCCGCTCTTCCGGATCGACGCCGCCCTGCCCGCGCTCGGACAGGCCCGCGGCAAGGTCGTCCTGCTCGCCGACAACGCCGGACTGCCCGGCCTGCGCTACGGCGACGGCAACGTCTTCGACATCCAGGACGACTACAACACCGAGCCCTTCGCCAAACGCGGCCGGATCGAGAACCACTTCCGCAAGGCCGTCCAGCAGCCCGGCAAGCTCTTCGTGAACTACACCAGCACCTCGGCGTACATGCCCCCGCGCTGGAACTCCGACCGCCTCAACCCGCAGGTCCACGCCTTCGTCGACGGCTCCGAACTGGCCGGCCGCACCGGCCTCGGCATCGTCCCGATGGACTTCCCCAACACCCGAGCCGGCCTGGTCACCTCACTGATCCGGCACAACTGA